A stretch of Ipomoea triloba cultivar NCNSP0323 chromosome 11, ASM357664v1 DNA encodes these proteins:
- the LOC115996037 gene encoding uncharacterized protein LOC115996037, producing the protein MGRPEYVWNEVWTYLAEDAQYNRRKVLNDQDLFQNDQEKKDFALLQLEKLLLLYNKSLKDFPDMPLVLEGLSVTTDNRLILEELSYDCDLLAKESYLLHSQLTDEQRSIYDAVISDVYSNKGGLYFVYGYGGTGKTFLWRALSAYIRAKGQIVINVASSGIASLLLPGGRTSHSRFAIPISINEESTCNIHQGSQLADLIVAAKLIIWDEAPMMHKHCFEALDRTMRDILRFVNQDSGHRTFGGKTVVFGGDFRKILPVVPKRSRQDIVSSAINSSYLWKHCKVMRLTKNLRLNSMQPGLDQQQMEEFANWLALIGDGTIGEDNDGYAEVDIPSQMLLKSNGDPIATIVSSTFPQFNGGISDGSCFHSSAILAPTLQVVNEVNEYMSDLTIGEGKTYYSSDTACKADGSSTVLADVHTPEFLNTIRASGLPNHALTLKVGSPVMLMRNIDHSLGLCNGTRLVVTRLDEHVVEGSILAGPNVGTRVLIARMTITPSDTRLPFKFNRKQFPLM; encoded by the exons ATGGGGAGGCCTGAATATGTTTGGAACGAGGTTTGGACGTATCTAGCAGAAGACGCTCAATACAATAGACGAAAAGTATTAAATGATCAAG ATTTGTTTCAAAATGATCAAGAAAAAAAGGATTTTGCACTGCTACAGTTGGAAAAACTCTTATTACTTTACAATAAGAGTTTGAAAGATTTTCCAGACATGCCTTTAGTCTTAGAAGGATTGTCTGTTACGACTGACAATAGGTTGATCTTGGAAGAGTTATCATACGATTGTGATTTGCTTGCTAAAGAGAGTTACTTACTTCATTCCCAACTTACAGATGAGCAAAGGTCAATTTATGATGCTGTTATTTCTGATGTTTATTCTAACAAGGGTGGATTGTACTTTGTTTACGGGTATGGTGGTACTGGCAAAACATTTCTTTGGAGGGCATTATCAGCTTATATTAGAGCTAAAGGTCAAATAGTTATCAATGTGGCATCCAGTGGTATAGCATCTTTGCTTTTGCCGGGAGGACGGACATCACACTCTAGATTTGCAATACCTATTTCTATCAATGAAGAGTCTACTTGCAATATTCATCAAGGTAGTCAGTTGGCAGATCTCATTGTTGCAGCGAAGTTGataatttgggatgaagcaccaatgatgcacaagcactgttttgaggctttggaTCGAACAATGCGAGATATATTGAGATTTGTTAATCAAGACAGTGGTCATAGGACATTTGGAGGTAAAACAGTGGTATTTGGAGGTGACTTTAGGAAAATTTTACCTGTGGTGCCAAAAAGATCAAGACAAGACATTGTTTCTTCAGCTATCAATTCATCATACCTTTGGAAGCATTGCAAAGTTATGCGCCTAACAAAGAATTTGAGGTTAAATAGTATGCAACCTGGTTTGGATCAACAACAAATGGAAGAATTTGCTAACTGGCTTGCTTTAATAGGTGATGGTACTATTGGCGAAGATAATGATGGTTACGCTGAGGTTGATATCCCGTCTCAAATGTTGTTGAAATCTAATGGTGATCCTATTGCAACTATTGTTAGCAGTACTTTCCCTCAGTTCAATGGTGGTATAAGTGATGGTAGTTGCTTTCATAGCAGTGCTATTTTAGCACCTACATTACAAGTTGTCAATGAAGTAAATGAATATATGTCTGACTTGACTATAGGGGAAGGGAAGACATATTACAGTTCTGACACAGCTTGCAAAGCTGATGGTTCTTCTACTGTACTTGCAGATGTCCATACACCGGAATTCTTAAACACTATTAGAGCTTCAGGCCTGCCAAATCATGCTttaacattaaaggttggtTCACCTGTAATGTTAATGAGGAATATTGATCACAGTCTAGGACTATGCAATGGTACTAGGTTGGTTGTTACAAGATTAGATGAACATGTTGTTGAAGGAAGTATACTTGCAGGACCCAATGTTGGCACTAGGGTATTGATTGCTAGAATGACTATAACGCCATCTGACACAAGATTGCCTTTCAAGTTCaataggaaacaatttcctCTCATGTag